The window ATTCTTTTGTCCACAAGGTCCTTGCCCGCATAAAATAAGTTTTTAAATCTTAAAAGAGAATAACGGATCGCCTCCATCCTAAAAGGTTTGAGGAAAAAATCCACAGCACCCAATCGAAGAGCATTAATAGAGATCTGGATGTCCTGATTTCCAGTGATAACTATAAAAGGAGTTTCTACTCCTTTTTCCCTCAATTTAGTGATGAACTCTATACCGTTCATCCTTGGAAGACGAATATCGGTGATGATTAGATCGAAAGTTTCCGACTCTGCTAAGGTTAAACCTTGTTCCGCGGTTCCGGCTAGAACAAGCTCGTATTCGCTGCCGAAAATTTCTTGGAACAGATCTCGGATAACTTCTTCGTCATCAACGAAAAGGATTTTCATAATAAATTCCTAATTCAGAACTTCCGAATATTTAAGCGACCTATTCGGAAAACAAAAGAAAACCCTGGAAAGGTATTCTAGTCAAGAATTTTGTCAGCGGATATTATCTAGAGAATCAAGAGAATATAAGGATTTTATCCTTTCATCTAAACTTTTTAACTCTGACTTATCAAAAACTGCCAATTTATTTCCTGAAAACCGGAAGATCAAAAATTCGTCCTTATTCTCAGAAATGGCCGCTTTCAAACCTTCTACCGAATCAACAACTTTGTCGTTTACAGATTCTAAGATCAAATCTTGGAATTCTTGATAGGCCCTGTTCTTCTCATCTGGAAATGCTCTAGAAAGTAATACTATACGACTTCTTTCAGGATGAAGTTTTTTAGAATAACTTTCAGCTAAGTATACTAACTTTCTATCGCTGGAGGATTTGTATTTTTCTCCATATTCTTTTAGATATGTATGAGTAAGTTCGGTAAAAAGTAATCCGCCTGCGATGATATATTTAGGAGCGATCTTGTCTGAACTTTCAGGGATCAGGAAAGAATCCTCGTTATACGGCTTTAGTTGATAACGTATTTCTCTTTTTCTGCCATCTCTATATAGAGAAAGAGTGACCCATTCTCCGGAAT of the Leptospira saintgironsiae genome contains:
- a CDS encoding response regulator, with translation MKILFVDDEEVIRDLFQEIFGSEYELVLAGTAEQGLTLAESETFDLIITDIRLPRMNGIEFITKLREKGVETPFIVITGNQDIQISINALRLGAVDFFLKPFRMEAIRYSLLRFKNLFYAGKDLVDKR
- a CDS encoding PDZ domain-containing protein, translating into AGADLLRRFYQSRFSSASPFPHPGFSAEGSLTPAEEDYYFPKGSVGAVVSEVLPGVGPMHNLFPGDAVLSVNGTPVASKQKQVLYDILLSKGGSYLNSGEWVTLSLYRDGRKREIRYQLKPYNEDSFLIPESSDKIAPKYIIAGGLLFTELTHTYLKEYGEKYKSSSDRKLVYLAESYSKKLHPERSRIVLLSRAFPDEKNRAYQEFQDLILESVNDKVVDSVEGLKAAISENKDEFLIFRFSGNKLAVFDKSELKSLDERIKSLYSLDSLDNIR